Proteins encoded within one genomic window of Dyadobacter chenhuakuii:
- a CDS encoding RagB/SusD family nutrient uptake outer membrane protein: MITKKFIYALTLLMVLFTGCDDALVEPAQGVISGDDLNTPENVDKMVVAAYSALGNDHYTSPFSSMWAYGSIRGGDMYKGGDGPGDLSEFHLFETFSLNRVDNALIDQVWFRLYVGISRTNDAMRRVSAFSEAEYPEKAARMGELNFLRGHFYFLLKILFKYVPYIDETIAKTDYPTISNDKLSNDELWSKIEADFRSAVDKLPENQSDKGRANKISAKAYLAKTLLYKAYEQNETNAVVSINKALLTEVNSLCDEVINSGKYNLSADYADNFLTATENGPESVFAIQYSKNDGTPLGRLDYGHALNYTMNQEYGCCGFHVPSHDLINSFKTSADGLPLFQTYAANDVAASLDFQTSSFDPRLDHTVARPNAPFKYGKSYVFQKSWARAPAVYGAFASIKEVVLPTDPSFQKVPPFMSSAKNWQIIRFADVLLWKAEALIELGRQDEALPLINRIRARAGTSTGLLVAADGKPTANFRVKPYVKSSDWTQNYARMAMRWERRLEFAGEGYHFFDLVRWGVAAENINAYFKIEKTRATHLGDAKFTAGRDEYLPIPLNQINFSSGLYKQNAGW, encoded by the coding sequence ATGATCACTAAAAAATTTATATACGCCCTGACATTGCTCATGGTGCTTTTCACAGGCTGCGACGATGCGCTGGTAGAACCTGCCCAAGGTGTCATTTCGGGCGACGATTTGAATACACCTGAGAATGTGGACAAAATGGTGGTAGCAGCCTACTCCGCACTTGGAAACGATCATTACACCTCCCCTTTTTCCAGCATGTGGGCTTACGGAAGCATTCGCGGCGGCGATATGTACAAAGGCGGCGACGGCCCGGGCGATTTGTCAGAATTTCATTTGTTCGAAACATTTTCACTCAACCGGGTTGACAATGCATTGATCGACCAGGTTTGGTTCAGATTGTACGTGGGCATCAGCCGGACCAATGATGCAATGCGCAGAGTGAGTGCATTTTCCGAAGCAGAATATCCCGAAAAAGCAGCGCGTATGGGTGAACTCAATTTCCTGAGAGGACATTTCTATTTCCTGCTGAAAATCTTGTTCAAATATGTCCCGTATATCGATGAAACCATTGCCAAAACAGACTATCCGACCATTTCAAATGACAAGCTTTCCAATGACGAACTATGGTCAAAAATAGAAGCCGATTTCCGGAGCGCAGTTGACAAGCTTCCTGAAAATCAAAGTGACAAAGGCCGGGCTAACAAGATTTCGGCAAAAGCCTATCTGGCAAAAACACTCTTGTACAAGGCTTACGAACAAAACGAAACCAATGCCGTTGTATCGATAAATAAAGCCTTGCTGACAGAAGTAAATTCGCTTTGTGATGAGGTGATCAACTCCGGAAAGTATAACCTGAGCGCCGATTATGCTGACAATTTTCTAACAGCAACCGAGAACGGCCCCGAATCCGTATTTGCAATTCAATATTCAAAAAACGACGGAACGCCACTCGGCAGGCTGGATTACGGACATGCGCTGAATTACACCATGAACCAGGAATACGGCTGCTGCGGTTTCCACGTTCCCAGCCACGACCTGATCAATTCATTCAAAACAAGTGCCGACGGTCTGCCGCTGTTTCAAACCTATGCTGCTAATGACGTAGCGGCATCCCTTGATTTCCAGACCAGCTCATTCGATCCGCGGCTGGACCACACTGTGGCAAGGCCAAATGCGCCGTTCAAATATGGAAAAAGCTATGTATTCCAAAAATCCTGGGCCCGCGCTCCGGCGGTTTACGGCGCATTTGCAAGCATTAAGGAAGTGGTTTTGCCAACCGATCCGTCTTTCCAAAAAGTGCCGCCATTTATGTCCAGCGCCAAAAACTGGCAGATTATCCGGTTCGCCGATGTACTGCTTTGGAAAGCAGAAGCATTGATAGAACTGGGTAGACAAGACGAAGCACTTCCTTTGATCAACAGGATCCGCGCCCGCGCAGGCACAAGTACAGGTTTGCTCGTAGCAGCAGATGGAAAACCAACGGCCAATTTCAGGGTAAAACCGTATGTTAAGAGTTCGGATTGGACACAGAACTATGCAAGAATGGCGATGCGTTGGGAAAGACGACTTGAATTTGCTGGTGAAGGTTATCATTTCTTCGACCTGGTTCGCTGGGGCGTTGCGGCTGAAAACATTAATGCCTATTTCAAGATTGAGAAAACAAGGGCAACGCATTTGGGAGATGCGAAATTTACAGCAGGCCGGGATGAATATCTGCCTATACCATTGAATCAGATCAATTTCAGCAGCGGCTTGTACAAACAGAATGCAGGATGGTAA
- a CDS encoding sugar porter family MFS transporter has product MKNSKVLVWSIVVALGGFLFGFDTAVISGAEKAIQHLWDLSAVEHGFTVSIALIGTVLGAMLGGIPADKLGRKTTLFWIAVLYLVSSLGSALATDWYVFIFFRFLGGLGVGASSVAAPMYISEISPAKSRGKMVGLFQFNVVFGILIAYFSNYFMQDMGDDAWRWMLGVQALPSLIFLLAIIYVPESPRWLIMKKGDVQQAREILNIIDPQTSEETLFAIMNANEETKDKPSARLFSAKYKTPVMLAILFAVFNQVSGINAIIYYSPRIFEMTGLGAKAAFLSSAGIGFVNFAFTLLAINFIDRFGRRTLMAIGSVGVIITLGLVARAFFIKDFTGVPVFLFVYIAFFAFSQGAVIWVFISEIFPNEVRANGQALGSFTHWFMAAVIAFSFPIISEYLGGGITFSFFAIMMILQLIFVWRIMPETKGTSLERTDKTMILH; this is encoded by the coding sequence ATGAAAAACAGTAAGGTATTAGTTTGGTCGATCGTCGTTGCGCTTGGCGGGTTTCTTTTCGGATTTGATACGGCTGTGATCTCGGGGGCCGAAAAAGCCATTCAGCATTTATGGGATTTGTCTGCGGTCGAGCATGGATTCACCGTTTCCATTGCATTGATAGGAACAGTGCTCGGCGCAATGTTGGGAGGCATTCCGGCCGATAAGCTTGGAAGAAAAACCACCTTATTCTGGATCGCTGTTTTATACCTAGTTTCCTCCCTCGGCTCAGCGCTTGCAACAGATTGGTACGTTTTCATATTCTTTCGCTTCCTTGGCGGACTGGGCGTTGGTGCTTCCTCAGTTGCTGCTCCGATGTACATTTCCGAAATATCTCCTGCCAAGTCACGCGGGAAAATGGTTGGATTGTTCCAGTTCAATGTCGTTTTTGGAATTCTCATTGCCTACTTCTCCAATTACTTCATGCAGGATATGGGCGACGATGCGTGGCGCTGGATGCTGGGCGTACAGGCTTTGCCTTCATTGATTTTCCTTCTGGCCATTATTTACGTTCCTGAAAGTCCGCGTTGGCTCATCATGAAAAAAGGCGACGTGCAGCAAGCCAGAGAAATCCTGAACATTATCGATCCTCAAACGAGCGAAGAAACATTGTTTGCGATTATGAATGCAAACGAGGAAACAAAGGACAAACCTTCTGCCCGGCTGTTTTCTGCCAAATACAAAACACCCGTAATGCTTGCCATTCTGTTTGCGGTTTTCAACCAGGTTTCAGGAATCAACGCCATCATTTATTACAGTCCACGTATTTTTGAAATGACGGGATTGGGTGCAAAAGCCGCGTTTTTGTCTTCTGCGGGAATTGGTTTCGTCAACTTCGCTTTCACACTTTTAGCCATCAACTTTATAGATCGTTTCGGCAGGCGCACATTGATGGCGATTGGCTCCGTGGGTGTCATTATCACACTTGGATTGGTTGCCAGGGCATTTTTTATTAAGGATTTTACGGGCGTTCCGGTGTTCCTGTTCGTTTACATTGCCTTTTTTGCCTTCTCACAGGGCGCTGTTATCTGGGTTTTTATATCTGAAATTTTTCCAAACGAAGTGCGTGCAAATGGTCAGGCGCTGGGAAGTTTCACCCATTGGTTTATGGCGGCCGTCATCGCCTTTTCCTTCCCGATCATTTCCGAATATCTGGGCGGCGGAATCACATTTTCCTTCTTCGCGATCATGATGATTTTGCAACTCATTTTCGTGTGGCGGATCATGCCGGAAACAAAAGGAACCTCGCTGGAAAGGACTGACAAAACAATGATTCTACATTAA
- a CDS encoding SusC/RagA family TonB-linked outer membrane protein, translated as MFKRLPLLAFAILCWVQLAAAQSNITGTVKDGAGVTLPGVSILEKGTTNGTLSDADGKYSISINSGATLVFSYVGMVPSEVVPGTNSVMDVTLEYDSKSLNEVVVTGYQSERKKDITGAVSVVSIKDIKDSQVGNPAKALQGRVPGVLITTDGAPGGGATVRIRGGSTLGNNDPLYIIDGIPTKRGLNEINPADVESIQVLKDASSATIYGSRAANGVVIVTTKKAKNGQSRLNVNISTSIQDYASKLKTLNADGRGRAYWQAAVNDKADPNANQIYQYDWNNDFNSPSLNQVKYPEFIDAAKTMKPANTYWYDEIAQKSIIQSYDMSISNGSEKGNTMFSLGYYDNKGVVKSTHNKKYNARLNTDFSLFKSKLKIGENLSATYIQDVQSPTADILFASLVSQPVVPVYTVDGGWGGPASGMTDRQNPVRLIEDNRQNKGNFYRLFGNVFADLEIIPKLHLKTSYGIDYSGGYKRLLRKSYTSGFLSDPTNQVSNFQDYSGNSIWQNTLNYDIQTGKHQIGVLVGQESIRYIAQEFSASRRGLALENINYSYLNAGSNNINNGGSGSSNSLFSYFAKVNYTYADKFLASATVRRDGSSRFGKENRFGTFPAFSLGYRLSEEAFIKDMPFISDLKLRYGWGRSGNQEIPNNATQSLYSAIYGSDPTWDFDNGSAYDIGGNGTGQLPSGFTLIQQGNDALRWESLAESNFGVDFGFMNNTLTGSVDYFQRKTSDILISPAYLAVIGDGGNRFTNGASMKNSGFEALLSYDTKIGNDLRINLTGNFSLYRNKITYLPKEVIASYPGNGTDKTILGRPANSFFGYVADGIFQNQGEVDNAATQPGKGVGRIRYADLNSDGTIDAQDRDFIGNSTPKYMYGFNTSVSWKNFDLSFFFQGINVKVQNEFKTYTDFSSLWTGTNWGDRTLDAWTPENTGSDIPALTLVDRNNEGRFSTYFIENGSYLKLRNAQIGYNFKSLNALKIQSARLYLQGSNLFTIKSKAFTGPDPEIPNFAFPIPVIGTIGLNVTF; from the coding sequence ATGTTTAAACGACTACCGCTTCTGGCTTTTGCCATACTCTGTTGGGTGCAACTTGCGGCTGCTCAATCCAACATTACCGGAACTGTGAAAGACGGCGCCGGCGTGACGCTCCCGGGCGTAAGTATCCTGGAAAAGGGTACAACCAACGGCACATTATCGGACGCTGACGGAAAGTACAGCATCAGCATTAACAGTGGCGCAACGCTGGTATTTTCTTACGTGGGCATGGTCCCAAGTGAGGTGGTTCCGGGCACGAATAGTGTCATGGATGTGACGCTCGAATATGATTCAAAAAGCCTGAATGAAGTCGTTGTTACCGGTTATCAGTCTGAGCGAAAGAAGGATATCACAGGTGCGGTAAGTGTGGTGAGCATTAAAGACATTAAGGACAGTCAGGTGGGTAACCCGGCAAAAGCATTGCAGGGAAGAGTGCCGGGCGTGTTGATCACCACGGATGGAGCGCCTGGCGGAGGTGCTACGGTAAGGATCAGAGGCGGCAGCACATTGGGCAATAATGATCCGCTTTACATCATCGATGGCATTCCTACCAAAAGAGGATTAAATGAAATCAATCCGGCCGACGTCGAATCTATCCAGGTTTTGAAAGACGCTTCTTCGGCGACGATTTATGGTTCAAGAGCTGCAAATGGCGTGGTGATTGTTACGACCAAAAAAGCAAAAAATGGCCAGTCAAGGTTGAATGTGAACATTTCTACTTCAATTCAGGATTATGCTTCAAAGCTAAAAACATTGAATGCAGACGGCAGAGGCCGGGCTTACTGGCAGGCGGCAGTGAATGACAAAGCAGATCCGAATGCGAACCAGATTTATCAATACGACTGGAATAACGACTTCAATAGTCCTTCATTGAATCAGGTGAAGTATCCCGAATTCATTGATGCGGCAAAAACGATGAAGCCTGCGAACACTTATTGGTATGATGAGATTGCACAAAAGTCGATTATCCAATCCTATGATATGTCTATTTCCAATGGTTCTGAAAAAGGAAATACGATGTTTTCGCTGGGCTATTACGATAACAAAGGAGTTGTAAAATCTACGCATAATAAAAAGTATAACGCAAGGTTGAACACGGATTTCTCGCTCTTTAAGTCCAAATTGAAAATCGGCGAAAACCTGTCTGCTACTTACATCCAGGATGTGCAGTCTCCTACTGCCGATATCTTATTTGCATCACTTGTTTCACAGCCTGTTGTGCCGGTTTACACCGTGGATGGCGGATGGGGCGGCCCTGCGTCCGGAATGACCGACCGCCAAAATCCGGTCAGGCTCATCGAGGACAACAGGCAGAATAAAGGCAACTTCTACCGGCTATTCGGAAATGTCTTTGCCGACCTGGAAATAATTCCAAAACTGCATCTTAAAACCAGCTATGGAATTGATTATAGCGGTGGTTACAAAAGGCTGCTTCGCAAATCGTACACCTCAGGTTTCTTGTCTGATCCAACGAATCAGGTTTCCAACTTCCAGGATTACTCGGGAAATTCGATCTGGCAAAACACATTGAATTATGACATTCAGACTGGTAAGCACCAAATTGGAGTCCTTGTTGGACAGGAAAGCATCCGATATATCGCCCAGGAATTTTCAGCAAGCAGAAGAGGCCTGGCATTGGAGAATATCAATTATTCCTATCTGAATGCCGGAAGCAACAACATTAATAATGGCGGCAGCGGCAGCTCGAATTCACTTTTCTCCTATTTCGCAAAGGTTAATTACACTTACGCTGATAAGTTCCTGGCATCGGCAACTGTACGTCGTGATGGTTCGTCGCGCTTTGGAAAAGAAAACCGCTTCGGAACATTTCCTGCATTTTCATTGGGTTACCGTTTGAGCGAAGAAGCATTCATTAAAGATATGCCCTTCATTTCTGATTTAAAGCTAAGATATGGCTGGGGGCGCTCGGGTAATCAGGAAATTCCGAACAATGCTACGCAGTCTTTATACTCAGCCATTTACGGCAGCGATCCAACCTGGGATTTTGATAATGGCAGTGCTTATGACATTGGCGGCAATGGCACAGGCCAGCTCCCATCCGGATTTACATTGATCCAGCAAGGCAATGATGCCCTGAGATGGGAATCGCTGGCAGAATCGAATTTTGGTGTGGATTTTGGGTTCATGAACAACACATTGACAGGTTCTGTCGATTATTTCCAGAGAAAAACATCCGACATCCTGATCAGCCCGGCATATCTGGCCGTGATTGGTGATGGTGGAAACCGATTTACCAACGGCGCTTCGATGAAAAACAGCGGTTTCGAAGCATTGCTTTCCTATGACACTAAAATTGGTAATGATCTAAGGATCAACCTGACCGGTAACTTCTCGCTGTACCGCAACAAGATCACGTATTTACCAAAAGAGGTGATTGCATCCTATCCGGGAAATGGAACGGACAAGACCATTCTGGGCCGTCCGGCCAATTCATTCTTTGGATATGTAGCCGACGGAATATTCCAGAATCAGGGCGAAGTGGACAATGCTGCAACCCAACCGGGAAAAGGCGTGGGACGAATCAGATATGCCGATCTGAACAGCGATGGCACCATTGACGCGCAGGACAGGGATTTTATCGGAAACAGCACGCCTAAGTATATGTATGGCTTCAACACTTCCGTAAGCTGGAAAAATTTCGATCTGAGCTTCTTCTTTCAAGGGATCAATGTAAAGGTTCAGAACGAATTCAAAACCTACACCGATTTCTCATCACTTTGGACCGGCACGAACTGGGGTGACAGAACGCTGGACGCATGGACGCCCGAAAACACAGGTTCTGACATTCCTGCTTTAACATTGGTAGACAGAAATAACGAAGGCCGCTTCTCGACTTACTTCATTGAAAACGGTTCCTACCTGAAATTGAGAAACGCGCAGATCGGGTACAATTTCAAAAGTCTGAATGCCCTGAAAATCCAGAGCGCACGATTGTATCTGCAAGGGAGCAACCTGTTTACCATCAAAAGCAAAGCTTTCACAGGTCCCGACCCGGAGATTCCAAACTTCGCTTTCCCGATACCCGTCATAGGAACCATTGGCCTGAATGTCACTTTCTAA
- a CDS encoding carbohydrate kinase family protein — translation MTPTITVFGEMLWDMLPSGKQPGGAPMNVAIHLKNFGLNPAFISRVGDDDLGVELMDYLNNQHFNTDFIQTGITHLTGIVKVNLTDKTEVTYKIVQPVAWDYIMTTPENKQLVKDSDVFVYGTLSVRSQQSRNTLFELLKDANLKVFDVNIRPPHLDRATTEYLLEQADIVKVNEHELNTVCTWFGIQPDVETQMKFLYERFNLKLVCVTLGADGAVVLSGDGFHSQGGYVVEVQDTIGSGDSFLAMFLKEYISGSSIPSALEKACAVGALVASYSGATPVIAEKEIAGFLINNQINHV, via the coding sequence ATGACACCAACAATAACCGTTTTCGGAGAAATGCTATGGGATATGCTGCCATCTGGCAAGCAACCCGGCGGAGCACCCATGAATGTGGCCATTCACCTGAAAAACTTCGGATTGAATCCAGCCTTCATCAGCCGCGTCGGCGACGATGATCTGGGCGTTGAACTCATGGATTATCTTAACAACCAGCACTTTAACACAGATTTTATCCAAACCGGAATTACACATCTCACCGGTATAGTAAAAGTTAACCTGACGGACAAAACCGAAGTAACCTACAAAATCGTGCAGCCCGTTGCCTGGGACTACATTATGACCACGCCTGAAAACAAGCAATTGGTTAAAGATTCAGATGTGTTTGTTTACGGCACGCTTTCCGTTCGCAGCCAGCAGTCGCGCAACACACTTTTTGAATTATTGAAAGATGCAAATCTGAAAGTGTTTGACGTCAACATTCGCCCGCCGCATCTGGACAGAGCCACCACCGAATATCTGCTGGAACAGGCCGACATTGTAAAAGTTAACGAGCACGAGCTTAACACGGTTTGCACGTGGTTTGGCATACAGCCAGACGTGGAAACGCAGATGAAATTCCTTTACGAACGCTTCAACCTGAAACTGGTTTGTGTTACGCTCGGTGCCGATGGCGCGGTCGTTCTTTCCGGGGACGGATTTCATTCTCAGGGCGGATATGTCGTGGAAGTGCAGGACACGATTGGCAGCGGCGATTCCTTTCTGGCGATGTTTCTCAAAGAATATATTTCCGGCTCGTCCATCCCCTCAGCCCTTGAAAAAGCCTGTGCCGTTGGTGCATTGGTTGCCTCCTATTCTGGTGCTACACCTGTTATTGCTGAAAAAGAAATTGCTGGTTTTTTAATCAATAATCAAATCAATCATGTTTAA